Within Cololabis saira isolate AMF1-May2022 chromosome 14, fColSai1.1, whole genome shotgun sequence, the genomic segment ACTTGTTGATCAGGTCCCAATCTTTCTGTTAAATCAGGTCAGCAGAATGGCTGTGAGGGCGGCGAGAtagagcgtcagcgtcaaagtTTTGCTTCCCCGCCCGGTACTGCAGCTTGAAAGTGTAGGTGGACAGGGCGGCAAGCCACCTGTGACCAGCAGCATCCAACAGCAGCAAAGATCTACGACAACCAAAACCCAGAAAAAAACAGGATGGGACTGGTCTAGGTcctggcctccgtcaccgggaggagagaccggtctaggtcacggcctccgtcaccgggaggagagaccggtctaggtcccgggaggagagaccggtctaggtggCTCCGTAGGtcccaggaggagagaccggtctacgTCCCGGTCTCCATCACCGGGAGAAGAGACCGGTCTACGTCCTGGgccatcaccgggaggagagaccggtctaggtcccggcctccgtcaccgggaggagagaccggtctaggtcccggcctccatcaccgggaggagagactggtctaggtcccggcctgcGTCactgggaggagagaccggtctaggtcccgggaggagagaccggtctacgtcccggtccatcaccgagagaagagaccggtctaggtcccggcctccatcaccgggagAAGAGACCGGTCTACGTCCTGGtccatcaccgggaggagataccggtctaggtcccagcctccgtcaccgggaggagagaccggtctaggtcccggcttccgtcaccgggaggagagaccggtctacgTCCCAGcttccgtcaccgggaggagagatcGGTCTAGGTCCcagcctccgtcaccgggaggagagaccggtctaggtcccagcctccatcaccgggagaagagaccggtctaggtcccagCCTCCGTCCCCGGGAGGAGataccggtctaggtcccggcctccgtcaccgggaggagagactggtCTACGTCCCGGgccatcaccgggaggagagaccggtctatgTCCCGGcttccgtcaccgggaggagagaccggtctacgTTCCAGCCTCcctcaccgggaggagagaccggtctaggtcccagcctccatcaccgggaggagagaccggtatAGGTCCcagcctccgtcaccgggaggagagaccggtctaggtcccagcctccatcaccgggaggagagaccggtctaggtcacagcctccgtcaccgggaggagataccggtctaggtcccggcctccgtcaccgggaggagagactggtCTACGTCCCGGgccatcaccgggaggagagaccggtctatgTCCCGGcttccgtcaccgggaggagagaccggtctacgTTCCAGCCTCcctcaccgggaggagagaccggtctaggtcccagcctccatcaccgggaggagagaccggtctaggtcccagcctccatcaccgggaggagagaccggtatAGGTCCcagcctccgtcaccgggaggagagaccggagaCTGGTCTACGTCCCGGCATCGGttaccgggaggagagaccggtctatgTCCCAGCCTCCGtcgccgggaggagagactggtCTTACACTttccggagaaacactttcttgagtcctgcagcacctgcagccgactcgatataagactctgaaagttgcctagacattcatatattgctgagtcagatcagttcgtaccaaccaacctttcagtgacatgttagttttatttcaaaaagacaactttagagaaccggttcttcggtgcaaattgtgttttaatgtttgtctgttcagacagttatgggatgttttacgatctggcttttatctcgagtAGTTGTCCCATAAGATCGTCATGGCGactgagagatgtccgacctgtcagcagctcctgcTGGCACAACccaccagcacaacaaactacaagaacaaagggcagcgatccagaaggatcctctcgGTAACCTAAatcagctgatggtccagtcttcattcggGACCAGCTGATcgtgtggtccctgaagactccctCCTGATCcggcatcagcaggttcctctaacggagccaaggcTCCCATTGGTTATACGTATGTTCATGTGGTTAATTGTGggattgttgcagttccactcgtgtgtaacttgcttggtgatgtggggactgtcgtgtttttctgtcgtgaacttattgtcgacgtcatgtttcctcatattctggacttcactgcattgCCAGTGAGTGTTGCCAAtgaacaaaacctcagaaatgtgcgtaGGCCAGACTTGATGTTTGCGTGAAGGGCCGCAACTTTTCACGTTTACGTCTTTGAACGTAAACGTCCTCTACGTTtactttttgaacatctgaccgtgagcgtagaaagtggcatacccaagttttttgtgttttttgtctgCACCCTTTGTACATGAGACCCCAGGTCTCTTCCTGACACCTGGCCAGATGACTCgccgccttttttttttctccagttgtCCAGTTTCCGATTGTTTGTGTTGAGACGCTGATGGCTGCCTAACAAGGTTATCTATGCGCTGGTGTTTTGGCACAGTATCTGAGCGGCGGGCTCTCATCATACTGTGGCGCGGTCTAGTTTCCAgtgaattcttttttttgtatataattTAGATATATATTCGGGctaacatttgtttattttgggTAGTTATTTGGTTGAACTATTTTGTATGGTTGTTCAGTCATATGTTGACATTAAGGAGGCTTTCTTTTCCAGAAGACAAGAGGGAGAGTTCTTCCTTGCGTTGATGGGACTTATGGAGAAAGTGAAGCAGCTTGCAAATGCTGGGACTCTGTTAAGAGATCAGTTTGGTTCAAGTGTTGGTTAGTTCCCTGTGTTGTGAGTTGAACCAGTTGGTGCATGTGCAGCCTGAGAGCACTCTGCTTAATGTTAGGGTTCGCTGCAGCAATCCAGTGGGAGCGTGAAGAGGTACCTCATGGTGTTAGGAACCGTGGCCATTTGGTTCCCTCAGTGTAAGGTGTTAGTATGGGATTCATGGTGGTCCTCGGGTAGCTCCTTTGTTATCATCAGTGATTGAGATGAGTCATAAGAGATGTTAAAGCATCAGCAAGAGAAGCTACATCAACTTAGTGAAAGTATTTCTCAGCTTCAGAACTACCGTGCCCAAACTAATGTCATCCTAATCGTCCACCTTTTACTGGTATAATAATTTGAAGGTGGTATAATTTGCCTGGTCATTTTGAATGAGAGTGTGATGGGGTACGTGCCCCATCTCATGCTTAATATCAGTCAGATTCAGCTACTTAGTCTTGTTTCGCTTCTGTCGGAATACTAGTTCCCATCGGACTGCCAGTTTGAGTGGGGTCGCTACTGGCTCAGGAGCTGAGATCAACCTAGAAGCACCCAAGCTTCCTGAACCAGTTTCTCCCCATGTAGATGTGGTCATGGATGGGGTGACAGTACTGTGTTTGGTAGATACTTGTTCCATGGTGCCAACCAAAGTCCCAGGTGTTTTGGGCATGAAAGTGATCAGGAAGTGTTACCAAGAGCTGTTTGGGCTGCATGATGTAGCTTGGTCTTCTATGTCTGGTGTTTCTGAGGCCCCCCAGTCAAACATGCAGGCACTGCAACGGTGCCAATCTGCCTACTCACGAGGGCCTCAGAATAGTCAAGAAAGGTTTAAGATAAAGGGGTAAAAAGGGTCACCTGCTGGTGTCATGAAAATTGTGGCTGCCATATGTTCGGAGATGTACTCGGGCCCTACTGCTCTGTTTGAACCTTTGGACTCTTGGTTGCCTGCTGGTTTGCTTGCTCCCCCCACCTTGGTTCTCGTAATTAGTGGcacagccatccatccatccattttctatacatatcctttgcagggtcacgggggtctgctggaaactatcccagctcattttcaggcgagaggcaggggttcaccctggacaggtccatcgcagggccacatatatacacacaaccagacacactcacactcacacctaccaatttagaatcatcaaataacctactacgcatgtttttggactgtgggaggaagccggagtaaccgaagggaacccacgcaagcacggggagaacatgcaaaccccacacagaaagaccctgccgggccagggagtcgaaccgggaaccttcttgctgtgaggcaacagtgctaactaccaagccaccgtgctgcccctcACTAGATTCATACTACTGTATTTGCAGTGGTGTCCATGGACCAAGATTTATGGGACCTCTGCACCATCTAGTGGCTCATAATTGTACTGTAATGTATTAGAAAATAGCAGTTTAAACATGGATTCCTGCCGATGGAActgctgtttattttatatatgaaaattatattttactatTTGGATTAAAAATGTGACtcatagttttgttttttgtttttttgctttcttcGTGGAGGATGGTTTGTTAAATTTGGATCAGGTACTACTGCAGCATAGAGTAGTGTGGCAGCCTGAAGAAAATGGTAATTGGAAAATCAAATCAATTTATTGAATATCTGTAACTTCATTCAACAGGGAAGTTGAACCTTTAACGTTGGCATCAAGTAAACTTATTTAGCGTtaaattacaaaacaaaacacattatTGATGTTCATATAAGTATGATTGGGGAAAAGTTTTGATCTATAATACTGAACATAGAGCAGAAAACCTGAAGATATTCAAAATGGACTGATGTGACAAACAGTtccacttttaaagattttaatcaagttaaaaaagtaaataatacacattaatacacatttACTcaagcaaaggaaaaaaaagttgaacgtTATGACCCagtgtatttaatttatttacttaAATTACAGATTTGTTATATTGCAGATCACTTGAATATTTAGATGTTGAGAatttattttaaagtaaaataacatttgatcaCCAAAAGACCATTTCAAGTGTGTCACCTTCTTCCTCACAAGACATCCTCAAAACAACAAATGAGATCCATGACATTGAGACACTTCATACTTTTGAAGCCAGAGTTCAGAATATCTCAGTAATTAATAGATAAGTTAGGTTTTTcaccttatttatttataaccACTTGGGTACGATAAATGATATTTACAGGTCTTTACAGTCACCAATGGGTAACAcatcatttttttgtattttgcaaaacaaaaacaaaacgatATTTGTAAAAAGTGAAATAACAAATGATTTGTTAAATGttagaataaaaatgtgtttaacagTGATGACATAATACATTCAATGATATTCAATGAAGTGTTTTATTAGGTGATGAGTCTTGGGTGGCCCGTGGAATATATGAACCATAAGATGAATAAAAATTAGTACATTGTACATGATATTTTAAGTAACGGGAAAGTGAGAAAAGACTTATTTACAAACCACCCTGAAAATTCAGTAACATCAcctcaaaaaagaaaactaaacatGGACCAGAATTCAAACCCAATATATTAGAACaacaacctaaaaaaaaaacagagaagtTAAGAAACCCATGTTTGTTTAAAGTTTCAACAGAActcaatattataatattaaattCAGCTAGAAAGACACCCTGATTTCCCTTCATGGTCAATGTAACAATTCCAAAATACTATTCCACTCATGTGGAGCATGATTGgtgttaaatgttttatattgACTTTTAATTTGTGCAGACAGTTAATAGAGATGAGCTAACAACGGAGAACAATTCATATATGTCTTTGACAGAAGACaagataggtttttttttagctACAGCTCTTTAGTTTGATTTAGGTGTATAAGTAGTACTTTTTAGAGTTTTGGGATATTACTTAGTCTGATAGGAAAGATCCAAACACGTGATGGATATGACAAAAGACAGCAAAGAGCGCAGTGAGTAGAACTGAGAGAATTGCAGTTAAAatccaaaaattaaaaactgttcCGAGATTGAATCATTTATTACCAAGTTCCTGTTTTCATAATTCTTGACAATGATGTTGTTTTATGATGTGatctaaaacacacacatttcagGGTCTTTAATTACTACAGAAATGTTCACCATTCTTTTCTTACTCCCTCCATGACTGTTTTAGATTTAGCTTTGTTTGCACTAACTTTGTTCTTCCTGAAAAGTGCCAATGCCCTGATTTTGATCTCTTTTGTTTTCAAGGAATACACAACAGGATTAATGCAAGGTGGGATACAAGAAGCCAAGGAGAGGCTCAGTACTCGCTGGTCTGGGTCAACAGCCCCCAAATAGAAGCCAAttgtgaaaatgacaaaaaggGGAATGTAAAATATAGCGACAATAATGATATGCTCTGCACAAGTGGCCAAAGCTTTTACTCGTCGCTCTACAGTTTTCATCCTGAACACAATCACCAGAATGCTGACATAGGACAAACAAATGAAGGTGAAGGGCCCTCCAATGAGTAAAACAACGAGCAAGGAAGCTGCAGACCACTGCATAGAGTAATCATTACAGGCAAGTCGAAACACGGGTGCATAATCACAAAAATAACTGAACACTCTGACAGAGTTGCAAAAAGACAGTCTTGTCATGATACCTGTGGTAAAGGCTGTAACTCCCAATGCAAAGCACCAGGTAATGCCGATCATGCAACACATGCTCCGCACTGAGTTGATTGCATTTTGGCGTAAAGGGAAGCAAATAGCAATCAGACGGTCATAGGCGAGTATAGTGAGTGCATATGACTCTAATGACACAAACGTATAATATATGTACATTTGTACCAAACATAAGTTAAATGGAATAAAGTTATCCTTGACGAGAAATACTTGTATCATGCTGGGGATAGTGCATGTGTTCAGGCATAAATCGATTACTGCAAGGTTAATGACAGCAAAGAATTTTTGAGTGTGTAAGCAATGGTTGACGGCGACTACGTAGATCAGCAAACTGTTGAACAGCACCGTAACCA encodes:
- the LOC133460153 gene encoding olfactory receptor 1M1-like, producing MSFFRTALNSSDIIHPPGFYIVGFESFPFINVYFIFLVFVYVVTVLFNSLLIYVVAVNHCLHTQKFFAVINLAVIDLCLNTCTIPSMIQVFLVKDNFIPFNLCLVQMYIYYTFVSLESYALTILAYDRLIAICFPLRQNAINSVRSMCCMIGITWCFALGVTAFTTGIMTRLSFCNSVRVFSYFCDYAPVFRLACNDYSMQWSAASLLVVLLIGGPFTFICLSYVSILVIVFRMKTVERRVKALATCAEHIIIVAIFYIPLFVIFTIGFYLGAVDPDQRVLSLSLASCIPPCINPVVYSLKTKEIKIRALALFRKNKVSANKAKSKTVMEGVRKEW